The following coding sequences lie in one Oryza brachyantha chromosome 10, ObraRS2, whole genome shotgun sequence genomic window:
- the LOC102700272 gene encoding uncharacterized protein LOC102700272, translated as MGAATSRFGPCWPRRRRSPQDEPYLTDDVLEEVFLRLPPHPDCLRRVSLVSRRFRRVVTGRRFLARFRGIHGGAPQLVGLFHNHNHGDDRFVPVGVDGSGYFRRRAGPVGRPPRGPLSPGDAQWNILGCRGGRVLLLSPDRLRLLVLEPMRGRRQYFPAPPAPVYKPSCFSNAAVVTADSGHDELSTHLFRVVFVSCNAASKRSTVFIYNSAAFRWTKVATAEMSSVVDGRPSVLIGQVLYWHLVSHGIISFNLETHELHEILVPADAFDDVHEASLNIVVPKGGGVGLAAVSGYILQMWTLRNFTHGASTWDLRKIVRLDALLPLRNARFAAPPPTPTAKHPLVWMMALDEDKNVGYIWTMVGVFAVQLDSMKYHKVIGAVCRGMDLVYPYKTFFLPAGTFSYWINQFYMCKSMGHIGMIKCNLTLEFQFEKLCE; from the coding sequence ATGGGCGCCGCGACCAGCCGCTTCGGCCCCTgctggcctcgccgccgccgctcgccgcagGACGAGCCGTACCTCACCGACGACGTCCTCGAGGAGGTCTTCCTCCGCCTGCCGCCGCACCCGGACTGcctccgccgcgtctcgcTCGTCAGCAGGCGGTTCCGCCGCGTGGTCACCGGCCGGCGGTTCCTCGCCCGGTTCCGCGGCATCCACGGCGGCGCGCCTCAGCTGGTCGGGCTCTTCCATAACCACAACCATGGGGATGACCGCTTCGTCCCTGTCGGCGTGGATGGGTCAGGCTACTTCCGCCGCCGGGCCGGCCCGGTGGGTCGTCCTCCCCGTGGGCCGCTCTCCCCTGGCGACGCCCAGTGGAACATCCtcggctgccgcggcggccgcgtcctGCTCCTCAGCCCCGACCGGCTGCGTCTCCTCGTGCTGGAACCCATGCGCGGTCGCCGCCAGTActtcccggcgccgccggcgccggtgtaCAAGCCGTCGTGCTTCAGCAACGCCGCCGTGGTCACCGCCGACAGCGGCCACGACGAGCTCAGCACTCACCTGTTCCGCGTCGTGTTCGTGTCCTGCAACGCCGCCAGCAAGCGCTCGACCGTCTTCATCTACAACTCGGCGGCATTCCGGTGGACCAAGGTCGCGACGGCCGAGATGTCGTCGGTGGTCGACGGCCGGCCAAGCGTGCTCATTGGCCAAGTCCTCTACTGGCACCTCGTCTCCCACGGCATCATCTCCTTCAACCTCGAGACGCACGAGCTGCACGAGATCCTGGTGCCGGCCGACGCCTTCGATGACGTCCACGAGGCCAGCCTCAACATCGTCGTCCCCAAGGGCGGCGGGGtgggcctcgccgccgtgtcaGGGTACATCCTCCAGATGTGGACGCTCCGGAATTTCACCCATGGCGCCTCCACCTGGGACCTGCGCAAGATCGTGAGGCTCGACGCCTTGCTTCCCCTCCGCAACGCTCGGttcgcggcgccgccgccgacgccgacggcgaagCACCCGCTGGTGTGGATGATGGCGCTTGACGAGGACAAAAATGTGGGTTACATCTGGACCATGGTTGGGGTGTTTGCAGTGCAGCTTGACTCCATGAAGTACCACAAGGTGATTGGGGCTGTCTGCAGGGGGATGGACCTTGTTTACCCCTACAAAACCTTCTTTCTTCCTGCAGGTACATTCTCATACTGGATTAATCAGTTTTATATGTGCAAAAGCATGGGTCATATAGGCATGATTAAGTGTAATTTGACACTCGAATTTCAGTTTGAAAAGCTCTGTGAATAA